A single region of the Mercenaria mercenaria strain notata chromosome 6, MADL_Memer_1, whole genome shotgun sequence genome encodes:
- the LOC128557811 gene encoding dehydrogenase/reductase SDR family member 4-like: protein MGKLTGKVAIVTASSDGIGLSIAERLAEDGAKVMISSRKQQNVDKAVKTLKDKGLNVSGIVCHVAKKEHRQKMIEQTVSEFGGIDLLVSNAAVNPIFGPILNSTEDAWDKIFEVNVKATFFLIKEVVPYMEKRGGGSIVIVSSNGGYSPSELMGVYSTSKTALFGLTKALVPQLARMNIRVNCIAPGLIKTRFSEAIWKNEASDEFKKSIPLKRFGEPDECAGIVSFFLSKDASYVTGETIVVSGGTSSRL, encoded by the exons ATGGGGAAATTAACTGGAAAAGTTGCAATTGTAACAGCTTCATCTGATGG AATCGGACTTTCAATAGCAGAGCGACTTGCTGAAGATGGTGCTAAAGTTATGATAAGTAGTAGGAAACAACAAAATGTTGACAAAGCCGTAAAAACATTGAAAGACAAGGGGCTTAATGTGTCAGGGATTGTATGTCACGTGGCGAAGAAAGAACATAGGCAGAAAATGATTGAACAG ACGGTGAGTGAATTTGGTGGGATCGATCTGCTTGTTTCAAATGCAGCAGTAAACCCGATATTTGGTCCCATACTGAAT TCTACAGAAGACGCCTGGGATAAAATATTCGAAGTTAATGTTAAAGCAACATTTTTCCTTATCAAAGAAGTTGTGCCATACATGGAAAAAAGAGG gGGTGGATCAATCGTCATTGTTTCTTCAAATGGTGGCTACTCGCCGTCCGAG CTAATGGGCGTATATTCAACCAGTAAAACTGCATTGTTTGGACTGACGAAGGCCCTTGTCCCTCAGCTGGCCCGGATGAACATACGTGTCAACTGTATTGCACCGGGACTTATCAAAACCAGGTTCAGCGAAGCC atttgGAAGAATGAAGCCTCCGACGAGTTTAAGAAAAGCATCCCGTTAAAAAG ATTTGGGGAGCCAGATGAATGTGCAGGGattgtttctttctttctgtcCAAAGACGCCTCATACGTTACTGGTGAGACAATTGTTGTGTCCGGGGGAACTTCCAGTAGATTGTGA